In Macrobrachium rosenbergii isolate ZJJX-2024 chromosome 16, ASM4041242v1, whole genome shotgun sequence, a single genomic region encodes these proteins:
- the LOC136847327 gene encoding uncharacterized protein isoform X2, with product MGWSLTFSLILLECIHSALAYPLPQDELDREGRRSGSEEYMGVVIGAATILCSITILLACVCCKRSGFKELDSVSSRVAGSTSTINQHGPQEEFTMFPPPGISQLSMSTTHINFEPLPDIRPRSGSRRDQRITDKTLPASFPNQVLAGLPTDEWFAEPHQNFPRNQLQYVKEIGKGWFGHVLEGRATGIYSDHTKGDSPVSSSLSPSSLSRGQTPVAVKVLREDATPTEQMYFLHELRPYRDLTHPNVLKVLAQCLETEPFLILLQLCPKGDLKAVVRNDKKLTDAALLRMILDVASGLQHMHANNFIHTDLAARNCVVDEDYTVKIGDYGYNIDFYKAEYYCAGEVALPLRWCSPETLKCTDTTIETKEVTKPANVWSFGVIMWEIASRGLMPYTNLDDDRVIQDVIIDHSTILEPPKGLELHAEKIYNIMKLSWSPVSSRPPIDHLTSLLSHLWENQSVTSHDATSMNDFEFRWNQLQQRQSHNHSITHGANTLDLRFESDFNLSTPYGGHMSGALSPSLQNLHGSVEDLDAKMAAKFGSAMPSWLGMEPGQPMDSLTREITDAILKLDDYLAGEKSEPSTAVTSPEKDGVNFKLGKDSFVSHPPESKLVHAMSGSGHPSLTRSLSEGDEEGFTMRLEQGEFTEMVRLKSQSVQDFMRLTVVDDGSDSDNASQRNSLAFEPVNKPLASEKSYSSEGNIREALRDVRFMGDLERLQAEHKYSIITEASRENPSSIEFRGQEYNFDKPLSTSDIQGDFLEAGSTDKLATSVDSDNSNIFSDKQNGEQDPFLGEVISSACTEERIPNAYPIPGKESESSSGFVNNSVVPKALSASPDFVVSSREKKPIALPDIVVHDSSVKLSTPSPPPEDSPVKVVNASQPKEFRVVFAENISVCDSNVNNEKGSESVSFSENIKENKLQASLCEADKNQRADDMGKKNKQSGEFVNSVKREEPTSKKEEIIKFLDFVQENPRLQLSSTPLKPPSFEVAPQVLGSDEHKIIEEMSSSEESSLENSDNEESGDFSSGVVGVDPDNSGVKQRLVFGYQSERSRKDSGSSSHSSSSSNDSSSDIESSDEEDCENENNNVESGKSEAPSYKPEQVIKGEEVVIGALEDYSLDLFKAVKSTAPNLPTSHSNKTECDTLLESSKDGISHVDNIEYDLEKWDEFLGDRLNQERCESDVIFKESSTSDFDIKMDDSNDLLGETFNLTSTGAKQSGFNSQAQFEKTEKSILDLSSTFEHSTCGEIQNILKDDSIEQVADTSRPTVNTDLFFGDSDSTISIGKGISQENGMSESSKPLSSSEVLGVYDQVQSKSNDSFFTVVSPSVVTEFESLETSESFQTPASKMVESHIISSRSVVQMSEKDNESSSLECSATEKGRNSDVLGNESSCVTDTLDSFTYKRELSVDNSCDILEGIATNNKAQSFVRAEVSQSPSAEVVKSGEVPGNLSSTGESGADKDEVDSASFTRKVNETFVVCEDSTSSTTQTLDKKGLEPKETKAPDVLNLENIGSVTSTESAQLILKSFGPATQTNLILRDDDDLSPSAYQGKFKAGDCWSSRESQDSAVEPDEAENGEFWQQQMMAWQQAAFQTRQLLQQATCSGSDATLASLKSSREDLEASPTSDTSSSKSPYSSTDMLNLDDEGTYVSYNTTDDEEVLGYKPEDINALRAELSLKLGGLQDERDQLEPSEPDDPSAGERENVVINYRGIVTTTLSPIKEESFLDEDDSPVRKVSRSNSSSGFPMSVSLELEEPLKNMLSQCAEKGSDTFVIKEEVNCDADNKGISLSEFAFAEDLDETEDKESGTVNTSLISSPVIRQDATTTSEVSVDGKEEPKSLENTHNSLILEDLENENGPSSIQIYEGDDVDADDVLVVDTITNEATIVEGGIPRSHLAFMTDKQQPDPSDVQPFPYDDSDDVALESIPSVSSSRFDELRHQEQLSINKASWDSHHAAEDQTCNGGSESKPGEGLVNGFVTSDENIDGGKENSENYESPQGIQVPHYHSYFTSALSTISHPSASLEEPPLFEPVEHISLPYDVNYPAAGEHLQSLDDVSEKEEEEENKQVSDDEEDELESERPIKLNFLGRLYSGDSEELNGTPAKTSIVGEPPLAPDLKEGTSTAKMNDAEASDLSDLNKMTSAEFLASKKYQINDNEDIEEHIVVEPGYEEDSDDDDDGMALTPGKLSNVQFRMNTRDPCYTPDWESDSESDEESSSTSGEFMWKPGEECQQSNYTLDVIEEEAEDGDYDDGCSDDSESGEEEFTPSKWNRDLTPSHSLLKSPQNKSSLKKSVRWKRQRHHRVYEYPPEPRSWEPTPTESHHRRSWGRSSLDYLSLADWDLGDDFVADDSGDMDDYVYRKPTRPAPPPPIYTLGSIAYDDTAEGFLEENGEFFIRSSGSPFTFTSSSFSASDFFPGTTYYSEQDHRDILPDPIADEIASEMAEPHLIPDSSQSGDSSSNLHMNKYLVIDDEMEQSSPTNTGLGQLRHTRDKLRLEIPTISVASDGTKVTGAFTLGSEQSEYGNYSGQDISSAVKQTRSEPEVSEV from the exons CCATAAATCAACATGGCCCTCAGGAGGAATTCACGATGTTCCCTCCTCCGGGAATATCGCAACTTTCGATGTCTACCACGCAC ATTAATTTCGAGCCCTTACCGGACATCCGGCCTCGTTCTGGCTCTCGGCGAGATCAGAGGATCACGGATAAGACGTTACCTGCGTCTTTCCCCAACCAGGTGTTGGCAGGCCTACCTACAGATGAATGGTTTG CTGAGCCACATCAGAATTTCCCGCGAAATCAACTCCAGTATGTGAAAGAAATCGGGAAGGGATGGTTTGGCCAT GTGTTGGAAGGGCGGGCAACTGGGATCTACAGTGATCATACGAAAGGAGATTCTCCTGTATCATCGTCCCTGAGCCCTAGTTCCCTCTCGCGAGGGCAGACCCCCGTGGCTGTGAAGGTTCTCAGAGAAGATGCTACTCCCACCGAGCAAATGTATTTTCTACATGAGCTCCGCCCTTACCGGGACCTCACTCATCCAAACGTTTTGAAAGTCCTTGCTCAGTGTTTAGAAACAGAACCCTTTTTGATATTATTGCAACTTTGTCCCAAG GGAGATCTGAAGGCAGTGGTGCGGAACGACAAGAAACTTACAGATGCAGCTTTGTTACGGATGATATTGGATGTGGCTTCTGGACTCCAGCACATGCATGCCAATAACTTCATTCACAC GGATCTTGCAGCAAGAAACTGCGTAGTTGATGAGGATTATACGGTCAAAATTGGTGATTATGGGTACAACATAGATTTTTATAAG GCTGAATATTATTGTGCTGGAGAAGTTGCATTACCTCTAAGATGGTGCTCTCCGGAAACACTTAAATGCACAGATACCACTATAGAAACAAAAGAG GTTACAAAGCCTGCTAATGTGTGGAGCTTTGGAGTCATAATGTGGGAAATTGCTAGTCGAGGATTGATGCCTTACACCAATCTTGATGACGATCGTGTCATACAAGATGTAATTATTGATCATTCAACCATCCTGGAACCCCCAAAAGGCCTTGAATTACATGCCGAGAAAAT ATACAACATCATGAAACTGAGTTGGTCTCCTGTGTCGTCACGTCCGCCCATAGATCATCTTACCTCGTTATTGTCGCACCTTTGGGAAAACCAGTCTGTAACTTCCCATGATGCTACCTCAATGAATGACTTTGAATTTCGATGGAATCAACTACAGCAGCGCCAGTCTCATAATCACAGCATCACTCATGGTGCAAATACACTGGACTTGAG GTTTGAGAGTGACTTCAATTTATCAACTCCTTATGGTGGTCACATGAGTGGGGCATTATCTCCAAGCCTTCAGAACTTACATGGCTCTGTGGAAGACTTAGATGCAAAAATGGCTGCCAAGTTTGGGTCAGCCATGCCTTCATGGCTGGGAATGGAACCTGGTCAGCCAATGGACAGTTTAACAAGGGAAATAACTGATGCCATCTTGAAGTTGGACGACTATCTTGCAGGAGAGAAAAGTGAGCCAAGCACCGCAGTGACGTCACCTGAAAAGGATGGCGTTAATTTCAAGTTGGGGAAAGATTCTTTTGTTTCTCATCCGCCAGAGTCAAAATTGGTGCATGCAATGAGTGGGAGTGGCCACCCAAGTTTGACCAGATCTTTGTCTGAGGGAGATGAAGAGGGTTTCACTATGAGACTTGAGCAGGGTGAATTTACTGAAATGGTGCGCTTGAAAAGTCAGAGTGTCCAAGATTTCATGAGGCTGACTGTAGTAGATGACGGAAGTGATTCTGATAATGCTAGTCAGAGGAATTCCCTAGCCTTTGAACCAGTCAACAAACCATTAGCGTCAGAGAAGTCCTACTCGAGTGAAGGAAATATCAGAGAAGCTCTGAGAGACGTCAGGTTCATGGGAGATTTGGAAAGACTACAGGCAGAACATAAGTATTCGATAATAACAGAAGCAAGTCGTGAGAATCCATCATCTATAGAATTCAGAGGTCAGGAATATAATTTCGATAAGCCATTAAGCACGTCAGATATCCAAGGGGATTTTCTGGAAGCTGGATCAACAGACAAACTTGCAACTAGTGTAGATTCTGATAATTCAAATATCTTCAGTGATAAACAAAATGGTGAACAGGATCCTTTTTTAGGTGAAGTTATCTCCTCTGCTTGTACAGAGGAGAGGATCCCTAATGCTTATCCCATTCCTGGTAAGGAAAGTGAATCTTCTAGTGGTTTTGTTAACAACTCTGTGGTACCCAAAGCTTTATCAGCATCTCCAGATTTTGTGGTTTCATCTCGAGAGAAGAAGCCCATTGCCTTACCAGATATCGTTGTTCATGATTCATCTGTCAAACTGAGCACACCTAGTCCACCTCCAGAAGATAGCCCAGTGAAAGTTGTTAATGCCAGTCAGCCAAAAGAATTTCGAGTGGTGTTTGCAGAAAACATTTCAGTTTGTGATAGtaatgttaataatgaaaaaggaaGTGAGTCAGTATCCTTTAgtgaaaacattaaagaaaacaagtTGCAAGCATCACTGTGTGAAGCTGACAAAAACCAAAGGGCAGATGATAtggggaagaaaaataaacagagtggAGAGTTTGTAAATAGTGTCAAAAGGGAGGAGCCTACtagtaaaaaggaagaaataatcaaATTCTTAGACTTTGTTCAAGAAAATCCAAGGCTTCAGTTGTCAAGCACACCATTGAAACCTCCCTCATTTGAGGTAGCTCCACAGGTATTAGGAAGTGATGAACATAAGATAATAGAGGAGATGAGTAGCAGTGAGGAATCCAGCTTGGAAAATTCAGACAACGAAGAGAGTGGGGATTTTTCAAGTGGAGTAGTTGGAGTTGACCCAGATAATTCAGGAGTGAAGCAGAGACTAGTGTTTGGATATCAGAGTGAGAGAAGCCGTAAAGACAGTGGCAGTAGCAGtcatagtagtagtagcagtaatgaCAGCAGCAGTGACATTGAAAGTTCTGATGAAGAGGACTgtgagaatgaaaataataatgtggAATCTGGAAAATCAGAAGCACCCAGCTATAAGCCAGAGCAAGTTATCAAAGGAGAGGAGGTTGTCATTGGGGCTTTAGAGGATTATTCGCTAGATTTATTTAAGGCTGTGAAATCCACAGCACCAAATTTACCTACCAGTCATTCAAATAAAACTGAGTGTGATACATTGCTGGAATCTAGTAAAGATGGAATTAGTCATGTAGATAATATAGAATATGATCTCGAGAAATGGGATGAATTTCTTGGAGACAGGTTGAATCAAGAAAGATGTGAATCTGATGTCATTTTTAAAGAGAGTTCAACAAGTGACTTTGATATCAAAATGGATGATTCCAATGACCTACTGGGTGAAACATTCAATCTGACTTCTACTGGTGCAAAACAAAGTGGATTTAATAGTCAAGCACAatttgaaaaaacagaaaagtccATATTAGACCTAAGTAGCACATTTGAACATAGCACATGTGGTGAAATTCAAAACATATTAAAAGATGATAGCATAGAACAAGTTGCAGATACAAGCAGGCCTACTGTtaatacagatttattttttggcGATTCTGATTCAACCATAAGTATCGGCAAAGGAATTTCTCAAGAAAATGGTATGAGTGAGTCTTCTAAGCCCCTTTCTTCAAGTGAAGTTTTAGGAGTTTATGATCAGGTACAGTCCAAGTCTAATGACTCATTTTTTACAGTGGTATCCCCTTCAGTAGTGACAGAGTTTGAATCACTTGAAACCTCAGAATCATTTCAGACTCCAGCTAGTAAAATGGTTGAATCTCATATAATATCATCACGTTCTGTTGTGCAAATGTCTGAAAAGGATAACGAGAGTTCCTCTTTAGAATGTAGTGctacagaaaaaggaagaaatagtgATGTTCTGGGTAATGAGAGCTCTTGTGTTACTGACACTTTGGATTCATTTACTTACAAGAGAGAATTGTCAGTTGACAACAGCTGTGATATCTTAGAGGGCATTGCCACGAATAATAAGGCCCAGAGTTTTGTCAGAGCTGAAGTCAGTCAAAGTCCAAGTGCAGAAGTTGTAAAATCAGGCGAAGTCCCAGGCAATTTGTCCAGTACAGGGGAATCAGGTGCTGATAAAGATGAGGTTGATAGTGCGTCATTTACCAGAAAGGTCAATGAAACTTTTGTAGTTTGTGAGGACAGCACATCATCAACAACACAAACTTTGGACAAGAAGGGTTTGGAACCTAAGGAAACTAAGGCTCCAGATGTTTTAAATCTTGAGAATATTGGATCTGTTACATCAACAGAATCTGCACAGCTAATCTTGAAATCATTTGGACCTGCTAcccaaacaaatttaattttgagggatgatgatgatttatcCCCAAGTGCTTACCAGGGAAAATTCAAGGCTGGAGACTGTTGGTCATCCAGGGAAAGTCAGGACTCTGCCGTAGAACCCGATGAAGCAGAAAATGGGGAATTTTGGCAACAGCAAATGATGGCTTGGCAGCAGGCAGCATTTCAGACTCGTCAGCTCTTACAGCAAGCCACTTGCAGTGGGAGTGACGCTACACTTGCAAGCTTGAAAAGTTCTAGGGAAGATCTGGAAGCCAGTCCCACAAGTGATACATCATCCTCCAAAAGCCCTTATTCCTCTACAGATATGCTTAATTTAGATGATGAAGGTACTTATGTATCTTACAACACTACAGATGATGAAGAAGTTCTAGGCTACAAGCCAGAGGACATCAATGCTTTGCGTGCTGAGCTGAGCTTGAAATTAGGTGGCCTCCAAGATGAAAGAGACCAACTAGAACCAAGTGAGCCTGATGATCCTtcagcaggggagagagagaatgttgttatTAATTACAGAGGCATCGTCACAACAACATTATCTCCAATCAAGGAGGAAAGTTTTCTAGATGAAGATGATTCTCCAGTTAGGAAAGTGAGCAGAAGCAATAGCAGTTCTGGTTTTCCTATGTCTGTAAGCTTGGAACTAGAGGAACCATTGAAAAATATGTTGAGTCAGTGTGCAGAAAAGGGTAGTGATACTTTTGTCATCAAAGAAGAAGTAAATTGTGATGCTGATAATAAAGGGATTAGTTTAAGTGAATTTGCTTTTGCAGAAGATTTAGATGAGACTGAAGATAAAGAATCTGGTACAGTGAACACCAGCCTCATTTCTTCCCCTGTCATTAGACAGGATGCAACAACTACCTCAGAAGTTAGTGTAGATGGTAAAGAGGAACCTAAAAGCTTAGAGAATACCCATAATAGTCTCATTCTTGAAGatctagaaaatgaaaatggtccCTCTTCAATACAGATTTACGAAGGTGACGACGTAGATGCTGATGATGTTTTAGTCGTTGACACAATCACCAATGAAGCCACCATCGTTGAAGGTGGGATACCCAGGAGCCATTTGGCATTTATGACAGATAAGCAGCAGCCAGATCCATCAGATGTTCAGCCATTCCCCTACGATGATTCAGATGATGTTGCACTAGAGTCAATTCCTTCAGTTAGTAGCTCAAGATTTGATGAACTGAGGCACCAAGAGCAGCTTTCTATCAACAAAGCATCTTGGGATAGTCATCATGCAGCTGAGGATCAAACCTGTAATGGAGGTTCTGAGTCTAAACCTGGAGAGGGGTTAGTCAATGGCTTTGTTACATCTGATGAAAATATagatggaggaaaggaaaacaGCGAAAATTATGAATCTCCTCAGGGAATTCAGGTACCACATTACCATTCGTACTTCACTTCAGCTTTGAGTACAATATCCCATCCAAGTGCCAGTCTAGAGGAACCCCCGCTGTTTGAGCCCGTAGAACACATATCTCTCCCATATGATGTGAATTACCCAGCTGCAGGTGAGCATTTGCAGAGCTTAGATGATGTTAgtgaaaaagaggaggaagaggaaaacaagCAGGTTAgtgatgatgaagaggatgaacTAGAATCAGAGCGTCctatcaaattaaattttttaggCCGCTTGTACTCTGGTGATTCTGAAGAGCTGAATGGGACACCTGCTAAAACCAGTATAGTGGGGGAGCCACCATTAGCCCCAGATTTGAAAGAAGGAACTAGCACTGCCAAGATGAATGATGCAGAAGCTTCTGATTTAAGTGACCTCAACAAGATGACTTCAGCAGAATTTCTGGCTTCAAAGAAATATCAG ATAAACGATAATGAAGATATAGAGGAGCATATAGTAGTAGAACCAGGTTATGAAGAGgattcagatgatgatgatgatggcatggCATTAACTCCTGGAAAGTTAAGCAATGTTCAGTTCCGCATGAACACCCGAGACCCTTGCTACACCCCAGATTGGGAAAGTGACTCTGAGAGTGATGAAGAGAGTTCGTCCACTAGTGGGGAATTCATGTGGAAG CCTGGGGAAGAGTGTCAGCAGTCTAATTACACCTTAGACGTGATAGAGGAGGAGGCTGAAGATGGAGACTACGATGATGGATGCAGTGATGATTCTGAGAGCGGAGAAGAAGAATTTACCCCTTCTAAATGGAACAGAGACCTaaccccttcccactcccttctTAAGAGTCCTCAAAACAAATCT AGCTTAAAGAAAAGTGTCAGGTGGAAACGTCAGCGCCATCATCGTGTATACGAGTATCCCCCTGAACCAAGGTCCTGGGAGCCCACACCAACTGAATCCCATCACCGTCGTTCTTGGGGACGGTCATCTCTAGATTACCTCAGCCTAGCAG ACTGGGATTTAGGTGATGACTTTGTAGCAGATGATAGTGGAGACATGGATGATTATGTATACAGGAAACCTACCAGACCAGCACCACCGCCACCTATTTATACCCTAGGGTCTATAGCTTACGATGATACTGCAGAAG GATTTTTAGAAGAAAATGGTGAGTTTTTCATTCGATCGTCTGGGTCACCCTTCACATTTACAAGTTCCTCTTTTTCGGCATCCGATTTTTTCCCTGGAACCACATACTATAGTGAACAGGATCACAGGGATATTTTGCCTGATCCCATTGCTGACGAAATAGCGAGTGAAATGGCAGAACCTCATTTGATACCAGACTCTTCCCAGTCAGGAGACAGCAGTAGTAATTTACACATGAATAAGTATTTGGTTATAGATGATGAAATGGAACAGTCATCTCCTACCAATACTGGCTTGGGCCAGCTACGACACACGAGAGATAAACTGCGTCTAGAGATACCCACGATTTCAGTAGCTAGTGATGGTACCAAAGTCACAGGAGCATTTACTCTTGGTAGTGAACAGAGTGAATATGGAAACTACAGTGGGCAAGATATTTCATCTGCAGTCAAACAAACGAGAAGTGAACCTGAAGTGAGTGAGGTTTGA